In the genome of Triticum urartu cultivar G1812 chromosome 5, Tu2.1, whole genome shotgun sequence, one region contains:
- the LOC125556002 gene encoding glycine-rich RNA-binding protein 1-like has product MVKQKIVLKLALDDERKRRKAFKAAVGMSGVTSATMEGDKIIIVGDGVDPITLTTMLRRSLGYAELLSVSSGDDKKKDGYGAAYGYGGGEKKKDGYGYGGADGGGSGMSFGGKEGGGSKGGGGGGGYSQNAVAPVTYPAYQQYNAMPSYPVYSYPAPAYQHQEQDPGCSIM; this is encoded by the exons ATGGTTAAG CAAAAGATTGTCCTCAAGTTAGCTCTGGACGacgagaggaagaggaggaaggcCTTCAAGGCCGCCGTTGGCATGTCGGGCGTGACATCCGCGACGATGGAGGGGGACAAGATCATCATCGTCGGGGACGGCGTCGACCCGATCACGCTGACCACGATGCTCCGGCGCAGCCTGGGCTACGCCGAGCTCCTCAGCGTGTCGTCCGGCGACGACAAGAAGAAGGACGGCTACGGCGCCGCCTACGGGTACGGCGGCGGCGAGAAGAAGAAGGACGGCTACGGGTACGGCGGCGCCGACGGTGGCGGGAGCGGCATGAGCTTCGGCGGCAAGGAGGGTGGCGGCTCCaaaggtggcggcggcggcggcggatacTCTCAGAACGCGGTTGCGCCGGTCACGTACCCCGCGTACCAGCAGTACAACGCCATGCCGTCCTACCCGGTTTACTCCTACCCTGCTCCGGCTTATCAGCATCAAGAACAGGATCCCGGCTGCAGCATTATGTAG